One genomic segment of Paenibacillus xylanexedens includes these proteins:
- a CDS encoding phage tail tube protein, which produces MLDASRVILGTHGQLHIDGVWQTNINKLEASVEIEKRELNLVGNDWKVHKNGAKKGTGTMTGYKVTSDMIQRGFTKFEIISKLNDPESYGHESVLLRGCMVDKIQLANWTAGEEVPEETGFTFEGFELLNPIVAN; this is translated from the coding sequence ATGTTGGATGCGTCAAGAGTAATTCTCGGTACCCATGGTCAGCTGCATATCGATGGTGTGTGGCAGACAAACATTAACAAGCTGGAAGCGAGTGTGGAGATTGAAAAGCGTGAGCTGAATCTGGTCGGTAACGACTGGAAGGTGCACAAAAATGGCGCGAAAAAAGGAACAGGCACGATGACCGGCTACAAAGTCACTTCCGATATGATCCAGCGCGGCTTCACCAAATTCGAGATTATTTCCAAGCTGAACGACCCTGAATCGTATGGACATGAGAGTGTATTGCTGAGAGGTTGCATGGTGGACAAAATCCAGCTTGCCAACTGGACAGCCGGCGAAGAAGTACCAGAGGAAACGGGCTTTACGTTTGAAGGATTTGAGTTGCTGAATCCGATTGTGGCGAACTAA
- a CDS encoding phage tail assembly chaperone, protein MSMNENMSEEQILDQLFEAAERLPEENVRIQRLDLLLTLRGLTSSKVDHIRERCTIRKTTKGRTEEKVDTETFNALLISEATVKLKVRSLELSGWGDTRITGRMKLSGGEQAVRRMLLAGELDAVGDKVLELSGFGVEIEDLKN, encoded by the coding sequence ATGAGTATGAATGAAAATATGTCCGAAGAACAGATTTTGGATCAGTTGTTTGAAGCAGCAGAACGTTTGCCAGAGGAGAATGTGCGCATTCAGCGTCTGGATCTGCTGTTGACCTTGCGTGGACTGACGTCTTCCAAAGTGGATCACATTCGCGAACGTTGTACGATTCGTAAAACGACCAAAGGCCGCACCGAGGAAAAGGTGGATACCGAAACGTTTAATGCGCTGCTCATTTCTGAAGCAACGGTGAAATTAAAAGTCCGCAGCCTGGAATTGTCCGGCTGGGGGGATACCCGTATTACTGGCCGTATGAAGCTATCTGGTGGCGAACAGGCGGTACGTCGTATGTTGCTGGCTGGTGAATTGGATGCCGTAGGTGATAAAGTGCTGGAGCTGTCCGGCTTCGGTGTGGAGATTGAAGACCTAAAAAACTGA
- a CDS encoding LysM peptidoglycan-binding domain-containing protein → MSFTLKDGNTPFQFPVNPEEVNISRSKGYETVNMLEHGEFDFAQGEKVKEITFSSFFPKRYDPSYCMDEKYFLDPRVAMNVLNTFLISKKPLRFIISENGVNVPVFLVSLNSSFRGGETGDIYFDLTLRTWRDSKVEKVGSGAAASKSGSRTDLKKSSKTYTVKAGDSLSQIAKLELGNSSKWNEIYKLNTKIIGSDPNRIKPGQKLVMP, encoded by the coding sequence ATGTCATTTACGTTGAAGGATGGCAATACTCCATTTCAATTTCCGGTAAACCCTGAAGAAGTTAATATTTCCAGATCTAAGGGATATGAAACGGTCAATATGTTGGAGCATGGCGAGTTTGATTTTGCACAAGGGGAGAAGGTGAAGGAGATCACCTTCTCTTCTTTTTTTCCGAAACGATATGATCCGTCCTATTGCATGGATGAAAAATATTTTCTGGATCCACGCGTGGCGATGAATGTGTTGAACACTTTTCTCATCTCCAAAAAGCCACTGCGTTTCATCATCTCCGAAAACGGAGTGAACGTTCCTGTATTTCTTGTTTCGCTTAATTCGAGCTTTCGCGGCGGGGAGACGGGAGATATTTATTTCGACCTGACCCTGCGAACCTGGCGGGATTCCAAAGTGGAAAAGGTGGGTTCAGGGGCAGCCGCGAGCAAGTCCGGTTCACGTACCGATCTGAAAAAAAGTAGCAAGACGTACACCGTCAAAGCCGGGGATTCTTTGTCCCAAATAGCTAAGCTTGAACTCGGAAATAGTTCCAAATGGAACGAGATTTACAAGCTCAATACGAAAATCATTGGCAGTGATCCAAACCGGATCAAGCCGGGGCAAAAGCTGGTGATGCCATGA
- a CDS encoding XkdQ/YqbQ family protein — MTYKVIVDDKYDITKLVETITLKDSLDQIAYQANIRLAVSASSGLPAISPGMAVRISGVPFGEKSKVHLLHPAVIWEAESSNSGTKRLSLTVYDRMIYLEKSEDEFLFPKDQTAVQRLKAYAKEWKIPLAALPEIKTKLGKAVYRSQTIFAMIFADLKETAKSGGDLYHPRMTPGGLLLFKVGSNTKVYAMDRLIDLTQMRTLEGAITKVKVMAASESGGSGKEVPSKVLAIEQSDTEQLGTLQKLIEDDQVKTAAAAKKLAKSKLTGIQETFTISAPDINTIRAGDAVTLKGLKLIVMSVSRDLSAGPGTMTLELGTVELVKRRYYLE; from the coding sequence ATGACCTACAAGGTCATTGTCGATGATAAATATGATATTACCAAGTTGGTTGAGACGATTACGCTGAAGGATTCGCTCGACCAGATCGCCTATCAGGCGAACATAAGGCTGGCGGTGTCGGCATCTTCCGGTCTGCCGGCCATTTCACCGGGGATGGCGGTGCGGATCAGTGGGGTTCCTTTTGGCGAAAAGTCGAAGGTACATCTGCTGCATCCAGCGGTCATTTGGGAGGCGGAAAGCTCCAATAGTGGCACCAAGCGTTTGTCCCTCACGGTCTACGACCGCATGATTTATCTTGAAAAATCAGAGGACGAATTCCTGTTTCCCAAGGATCAGACCGCTGTACAGCGGCTTAAAGCGTACGCCAAGGAATGGAAAATTCCTCTGGCTGCTCTGCCGGAGATCAAGACCAAGCTGGGTAAGGCGGTGTATCGGTCGCAGACCATTTTTGCGATGATATTTGCCGACCTGAAAGAAACGGCCAAGTCCGGTGGAGATTTGTATCATCCACGGATGACGCCCGGCGGGCTGTTACTGTTCAAGGTGGGCAGCAATACGAAGGTGTACGCGATGGATCGGCTCATCGATCTGACGCAGATGCGTACGCTTGAAGGAGCGATCACGAAAGTAAAAGTGATGGCAGCGTCTGAGTCCGGTGGTAGTGGCAAAGAGGTACCTTCGAAAGTGCTGGCGATTGAGCAGAGTGATACGGAGCAGCTAGGTACGTTGCAAAAACTGATCGAGGATGATCAGGTGAAAACAGCCGCCGCCGCGAAGAAGCTGGCAAAAAGCAAGCTGACAGGTATTCAGGAGACGTTTACAATCTCCGCTCCGGATATCAATACGATTCGCGCCGGAGATGCGGTCACGCTGAAAGGTCTGAAGCTGATCGTGATGTCGGTCAGCCGTGATCTGTCAGCTGGACCGGGCACGATGACGCTGGAGCTGGGTACGGTAGAACTGGTAAAAAGGAGGTATTACCTTGAATAA
- a CDS encoding DUF2634 domain-containing protein, which translates to MPSLFPETGVVWGDEEDLSGAASEEVRFGRSWRFDYDAGDFVLTPSGKVAAAGGHEAWVQWCIKAVKTPRYRHVIYSRNYGSELEDLVGQGDSRGVMESEITRIVTETLLTDPRTDSVDQFTFDWNREQCMFSCRVASVQEEMFILESEVI; encoded by the coding sequence ATGCCTAGTTTGTTCCCGGAAACGGGAGTGGTATGGGGGGATGAGGAGGATCTGTCGGGGGCGGCTTCGGAAGAAGTTCGCTTTGGGCGGAGCTGGCGATTCGATTACGATGCAGGAGATTTTGTGCTGACTCCAAGTGGCAAAGTCGCTGCGGCTGGTGGGCATGAAGCCTGGGTGCAGTGGTGCATTAAGGCCGTGAAAACTCCACGTTACAGACATGTGATCTATTCCCGGAACTATGGTTCGGAGCTGGAGGATCTGGTGGGGCAGGGCGACAGTCGGGGTGTGATGGAAAGTGAGATTACCCGGATAGTAACGGAGACGTTGCTGACTGATCCACGCACGGATTCGGTAGACCAGTTCACGTTTGATTGGAATAGGGAACAGTGCATGTTCTCCTGCCGGGTGGCGAGTGTGCAGGAAGAGATGTTTATTCTGGAAAGTGAGGTGATCTGA
- a CDS encoding baseplate J/gp47 family protein, translating into MAEIPRYLEDQTEEQIMQRMLDRLPADLDKSEGSFLWDAEAPVAFMLSEAALWAQELLRRGFASTAASSDPNFHSEELDLRAGEHGITRRAAVAAQGTVRFAGTPGKVVPAGTVVATLADEVSAEASLEYETVGRLELDADGSGVVGVRALVAGKESNVPAGTVTVLSTPVSGVTSVTNVEVIKGGADIEADMALLERFYAKVRNQGTSGNKAQYVQWASEVPGVGATRVIPLWQGPGTVGLYLLDTDKRAAGTDLVAAVQKYVDPTQDGQGEGVAPAGPVVSVMPAVEVPMNIQVKLTLASDATLADVRALIERGVTAYLKQLAFADPLVRYTRIAAILLDIPPIIDYSELTVNGVSDQNIEMTASQVAVLGTVDMHE; encoded by the coding sequence ATGGCTGAGATTCCGCGTTATTTGGAGGACCAGACGGAGGAACAGATTATGCAGCGCATGCTGGATCGTCTGCCCGCGGATCTGGATAAGTCGGAGGGTTCGTTCTTGTGGGATGCTGAGGCTCCGGTTGCGTTTATGCTGTCTGAGGCGGCTTTGTGGGCGCAGGAATTATTGCGGCGGGGGTTTGCTAGTACGGCTGCGAGCAGTGATCCAAATTTTCATTCGGAAGAGCTGGATCTGCGGGCGGGAGAGCACGGTATTACACGGCGGGCCGCGGTGGCGGCGCAGGGTACTGTGAGGTTTGCTGGTACGCCGGGGAAAGTGGTACCTGCGGGTACGGTCGTGGCTACGCTCGCGGATGAAGTGTCTGCTGAAGCTTCGCTCGAATATGAGACAGTGGGACGTTTGGAACTGGATGCAGATGGTTCCGGGGTGGTAGGCGTGCGAGCGCTTGTTGCCGGAAAAGAGAGTAATGTGCCTGCGGGCACGGTAACTGTGTTGTCTACACCTGTCAGTGGCGTTACCTCTGTCACGAACGTAGAGGTGATCAAAGGCGGTGCAGATATTGAGGCAGATATGGCATTGCTGGAACGTTTTTATGCCAAAGTCCGCAACCAAGGGACAAGCGGCAACAAAGCACAATATGTGCAATGGGCCAGTGAAGTGCCCGGTGTTGGTGCAACGCGGGTTATCCCGTTGTGGCAAGGGCCAGGTACGGTGGGATTGTATCTGCTGGACACGGACAAACGCGCTGCGGGCACCGATCTGGTAGCGGCGGTGCAGAAGTACGTAGATCCAACGCAGGATGGACAGGGTGAAGGCGTTGCACCGGCGGGGCCAGTGGTGTCCGTGATGCCAGCCGTGGAAGTGCCGATGAACATTCAGGTGAAGCTGACGCTGGCAAGTGATGCGACACTCGCTGATGTACGGGCATTGATCGAACGCGGGGTGACCGCGTATCTGAAACAGTTGGCTTTTGCCGATCCACTCGTTCGTTACACTCGCATTGCCGCGATCCTGCTGGACATTCCGCCTATTATCGACTATTCGGAGCTTACCGTGAACGGTGTGAGCGACCAGAATATCGAGATGACCGCGAGTCAGGTCGCCGTGCTGGGGACGGTGGATATGCATGAGTAG
- a CDS encoding YmfQ family protein → MSAPSIADVGLTSEKGRELFSYLPSYYETSRVMQADMQAKGTEMDLLYQALDETLEQFFVRTATWGLDFWEQELGIETDRLKPVDQRRAVVESKLRGAGKFSGRLVANVAEAYAGGKVDVTFQPEAWSFTVSFVDTMGIPPNIDDLKRAIEELKPAHMAVEYEYRYLIWDDLDKKQKTWDELDAASLTWNELEVWA, encoded by the coding sequence ATGAGTGCTCCTTCTATTGCAGATGTTGGACTGACGAGTGAGAAAGGGCGGGAGTTGTTCTCGTATTTGCCGAGTTATTATGAGACTTCCCGTGTGATGCAGGCGGATATGCAAGCCAAAGGAACCGAGATGGATCTGCTGTATCAGGCGCTGGATGAGACATTGGAGCAGTTTTTTGTACGTACAGCGACGTGGGGGTTGGACTTCTGGGAGCAGGAGCTTGGTATTGAGACAGATCGTCTCAAGCCTGTAGACCAGCGACGTGCCGTTGTGGAGTCTAAGCTGCGCGGGGCAGGAAAGTTCTCGGGCAGGCTGGTTGCGAATGTAGCTGAGGCATATGCCGGGGGCAAAGTGGATGTGACGTTTCAGCCGGAAGCGTGGAGTTTTACGGTGAGCTTTGTGGATACGATGGGCATCCCGCCCAATATCGATGATCTCAAACGTGCCATCGAAGAATTGAAACCGGCCCATATGGCCGTGGAATATGAATATCGCTATCTGATCTGGGACGATCTGGACAAGAAGCAGAAAACATGGGATGAACTCGACGCCGCGTCACTGACGTGGAATGAACTGGAGGTGTGGGCTTAA
- a CDS encoding tail fiber protein: MPQETDRLKLPLPLGNENVTRESINGIFEKIDAGVATRADLDTLREVVSQMDIPDASLTQKGKVQLSSKTDGTSETVAATEKAVRDARVAAETNAKNASLPRAGGALTGRVIFNNWGGFSSSSDGLALYGSNCYLDGSIYRYENTHSNFGARGLVMRFAGGSNPQIYMFDTGLIATISGVAFTPTLKRVLNQTDYDTLFQSVSSGKASIAAAITGKGVAALGSDTHATLATKISQIYTGKKYASGTTTSASTSTGMVWEQSSNTPGFLVTVTGLSFRPKTIILRAPVNGIQMFTYTQAMNSTATANGTFYSHYRLYQFNSSTDYIRVYEYTGNNGSGVRVNDTSFALPVLYSNYAVEWEAYD, translated from the coding sequence ATGCCACAAGAAACAGATCGATTGAAATTACCTCTGCCCTTGGGGAACGAGAATGTAACCAGGGAGAGTATTAATGGAATTTTTGAAAAGATTGACGCAGGCGTGGCGACGCGAGCGGATTTGGATACGCTTCGTGAAGTGGTGAGTCAAATGGATATTCCTGATGCGTCTTTGACGCAGAAAGGGAAGGTGCAGTTGTCGAGCAAGACGGATGGTACGTCCGAGACGGTGGCTGCGACGGAGAAGGCGGTAAGGGATGCGAGGGTTGCGGCTGAAACAAATGCGAAGAATGCAAGTTTGCCAAGGGCTGGCGGTGCATTGACGGGCAGAGTCATATTCAACAACTGGGGTGGCTTTTCTTCCAGTTCTGACGGTTTAGCTTTGTACGGCAGTAATTGTTATTTAGATGGATCGATTTACCGATATGAAAACACTCATTCAAACTTCGGTGCTCGTGGATTAGTTATGAGGTTCGCTGGTGGGAGTAATCCTCAAATTTATATGTTTGACACTGGTCTAATCGCTACCATTAGTGGAGTTGCTTTTACTCCAACACTCAAACGTGTGCTCAATCAAACAGATTATGACACACTTTTTCAATCTGTCAGTAGCGGGAAAGCAAGTATTGCTGCCGCCATTACTGGCAAGGGAGTAGCAGCATTAGGCAGCGATACACATGCAACGCTAGCGACAAAGATAAGTCAGATTTACACAGGAAAGAAGTACGCCAGTGGGACAACTACATCTGCTAGCACATCCACCGGTATGGTATGGGAACAATCATCTAATACGCCCGGTTTTCTTGTAACTGTAACTGGTCTCAGTTTCCGTCCGAAAACTATTATATTACGGGCTCCTGTCAACGGCATTCAGATGTTTACGTATACACAAGCTATGAACTCAACTGCCACAGCCAATGGCACATTCTACAGTCATTATAGACTTTATCAGTTCAATAGCAGCACAGACTACATCCGCGTTTATGAGTACACAGGCAATAATGGCAGCGGTGTACGAGTAAATGATACATCATTTGCGCTTCCAGTTTTATATTCAAATTACGCAGTTGAATGGGAGGCCTACGATTAA
- a CDS encoding phage tail terminator family protein has product MTINQLTTAIANTLTKYFANVPIHPANSTTNPTPDSQGITYRLQSAQLTRERSDRFVQSYAFEIRWLDADNIPATLPDELFEALETIDVEGTPYRATEMRWETENDTPRMLVYYTMRTTKVSESTTPMQQLEQRPTALKATRE; this is encoded by the coding sequence ATGACCATAAACCAACTAACTACAGCCATCGCAAACACGTTAACTAAGTATTTCGCCAATGTCCCGATCCACCCGGCAAATAGCACCACCAACCCCACTCCGGACAGCCAAGGCATCACCTACCGTCTGCAATCCGCTCAACTCACCAGGGAACGAAGCGATCGCTTCGTGCAATCTTATGCCTTTGAAATCCGCTGGCTTGACGCAGACAATATCCCGGCAACTCTACCGGACGAGTTGTTCGAAGCATTGGAAACCATCGACGTGGAAGGCACACCCTATCGCGCAACGGAGATGCGTTGGGAGACGGAGAATGATACTCCGCGAATGCTGGTGTACTATACCATGCGAACCACTAAAGTGTCGGAGTCCACCACTCCCATGCAACAACTGGAGCAGCGACCCACCGCACTTAAAGCTACAAGAGAATAA